In Microvenator marinus, one genomic interval encodes:
- a CDS encoding SDR family NAD(P)-dependent oxidoreductase — MGIALITGASSGIGRDIAELFARDSHDVILVARRREKLEEIADELRQKFQIQAHVFECDLSVPGAPGELVESIESAGLRVDFLVNNAGFGTLGKFWELDTQKELDQIQVNVSALVHLTSLLLPGMVQRDFGKVLNIASTAAFQAGPFMATYYATKAFVVSFSEALDHELDGTRVSVTAHCPGATATEFSSVSGNEEARLFKMQTPAKSENVALDAYQAMMEGKRVKIHGLKNAFGAVMAQIGPRKVATALAAKMNERP, encoded by the coding sequence ATGGGAATAGCACTTATTACAGGCGCCTCATCGGGCATTGGGCGAGATATTGCCGAGCTCTTTGCTCGCGATTCACACGACGTGATTCTAGTGGCTCGGCGACGAGAAAAGCTCGAGGAAATCGCCGACGAGTTGCGTCAGAAGTTCCAAATTCAGGCGCACGTCTTCGAGTGTGACCTCAGTGTGCCAGGCGCGCCGGGTGAGCTAGTCGAATCTATCGAGTCCGCTGGACTACGGGTCGACTTCTTGGTGAATAACGCCGGATTTGGCACCCTCGGAAAGTTTTGGGAGCTCGACACGCAAAAAGAGCTCGACCAAATCCAAGTCAACGTCAGCGCATTGGTCCACCTCACAAGCTTATTACTGCCAGGCATGGTTCAGAGGGATTTCGGCAAAGTGCTGAACATTGCCAGCACCGCAGCTTTTCAGGCAGGGCCCTTCATGGCCACGTACTACGCGACCAAGGCCTTTGTGGTCTCGTTCTCTGAGGCTCTCGACCACGAGTTGGATGGGACCCGGGTTAGCGTAACTGCCCACTGCCCAGGGGCGACCGCGACCGAGTTCTCAAGCGTTTCAGGCAATGAAGAAGCGCGACTCTTCAAGATGCAAACACCCGCCAAATCAGAAAATGTGGCTCTCGATGCGTACCAAGCCATGATGGAAGGAAAGAGGGTCAAAATTCACGGGCTGAAGAACGCGTTTGGTGCGGTGATGGCTCAGATTGGGCCACGCAAGGTCGCGACAGCCCTTGCGGCGAAGATGAACGAACGACCGTAA